The genomic window CCGCCTCGCCGACGATCTCGACGGACGGCCCGAGTTCGGCCTTCACGCCCGTCCGGAACATCTGGTGGTCATCGACCAGCACGACCCGGTTCATGATCTCTTGATCTCCAGCCTGACCTCGGTGCCCTCGCCCGGCGCGGTGCGGACGGCGGCCGTCCCGCCGTTCCGTTCCATACGTCCGATGATGGACCCTCGCACGCCCATCCGGTCGCCGGGGATGGCGTCCAGGTCGAAGCCCTTGCCCCGGTCCCGGACGAAGATGCTGACCGCGTCGCCCTCGACCTCGGCGAACACCGACACCGGCGCCGCGCCCGAGTACTTGGCCGCGTTCACCATCGCCTCCCGCGCCGCCTGGAGCGTCGCGCCGAGCCGTTCGTCCAGCGCCGCGTCCCCGACGACGACGATCTCGATCGGGACGCCGTGCAGGTCCTCGACCTCCCCGGCCGTCTCGCGGATCGCGGCGGCGAACATCCGGCCGGCGTCCGAGCGCGGCTGGTAGAGCCAGGTCCGCAGCGTCCGCTCCTGGGAGCGCGCGAGGCGCTGCACCTCGCGCGGGTCGGACGCGTTGCGCTGGATCAGCGTCAGCGTATGCAGCACCGAGTCGTGGATGTGGGCGGCCAGTTCGGCGCGCTCCTGGGACCGGACGCGTTCCTGCCGTTCGGCGTCCAAGTCCTGCCAGAGCCGCACGACCCACGGCGTCGCGATCACCGACACCCCGGCCAGGATGATCAGTGTGGCGATGACGACGTACCGGGCCTGCCCCGCGTCCACCTGCCGCGCGACGAACCCGGCGACACCGCCGACGACGAGCAGCAGGCCGACGATGCTGCGCAGCCACATCCGGCGCAGCGGCATCACCCACCGTTTGCGCTGGTCCCGGTCCGCCTGCTGCCAGAGGATCGCCGCGCCGACGCCGCCCGCCAGGAACGGCCACAGCGCGGCCTGCGCCAGGTTCGTCCCGAAGGTCAGCGTGGACAGCCCGACGGTGACGGCCGCGTAGGCGAGGAGCTGCCCCCAGTCGCGTCCGGCGATCCGCGCGGGCTCGTCCGTGTCGCGCGGGACGAGCAGCCAGAACGCCCCGTAGGCCGCGACGCCGAGCCCGCCGCCGATGGTGAGCAGCACGAACGCGACGCGGACGATCGCCACGTCCACGCCGAGATGGTCGGCGAGGCCGCGCGCCGCCCCGGCCAGCAGTCGGCCCTCGGACCGCCGCTTCAGCTCCCCCATGCCGTCGATCGTCACACGCGGGGCCGCGCGGGCGCATCAGGGGGCGTCCCTGATGTTGTCCCCAGGGTCCGCTCAGGGGTGTACCCGATACCGCGCGGGCGGGCCGCCCGTCACGATGGACGCATGGACGAAGCGATCCCACGGCTGGTGCGGACGGGCGAGGGCCGCGTGCTGGCCGGCGTGTGCTCGGGGCTCGGCACCCGGACGGGCCTGGACCCCGTCGTGTACCGAGTCGGGTTCGGGCTGCTGACCGTCGCGCACGGCGAGGGCGTGCTGCTCTACATCGCGGCGGCGCTGCTCATGCCGTCCGCGCCGGACGTGACGGCGCCCGCCGAGCGGCTGCTGCGGCGCCGGTTCGACGCGACGACCGTCCTTGCGATCCTCGGCGCGCTGTGGGGCGCGATCGTCGTGACCGGGGTGTTCGGGACGCAGTTCTCCACCAGCGCGATCTCGGTCGTGACGCTGTTCGGGCTGGCGCTGCTCGTCGCGCACTCCCGGGGCGTGGACCTGGCGGAGCTGGCGCGGACGATGCCGGAGCGGCTGCGCGGCCACCCGATCGTCCCGGCCGCCGCCGCGCCCGTCGAGCTGGACAAGCGGCCTCCGGCGGACGGCGGGCTGCCCCCGGGGATGATCGACCTGGCCGCGTACTCGTCCGGACGCGAGCCGCTGCCGGACGAGCCGAAGCCCGCCAAGCCCCGGTCCCCGCTCACCCCGGCCACGGTCTGGACGGCGCTCGCCGCGGGCGCCGCGACCCTCCCGTTCACCGGGGACCTCGCCGCGACGCGGGTCGTGCTCGTCGCGGGCGGCGTCGCGCTGGCCGTCGTCGCCGCCGGCCTGCTGCTCGGCGGCTGGTTCCGCGCACGCGGGCTCGTCCTGGTCGGCGCGCTCCTCACCCTCACCCTTCTGACGGACGCGGTGATCATGCAGGCACCTAAGGGGATGCGGTTCGGCGACGTCGATTGGAGGCCCGCCACCGTGGCGAGCACGCAGCAGGGTTATCGCATGGCCGTCGGTTCGGGACGGCTGGACCTCACGTCGCTGCCCGTCCGCGCGGGCGAGCACGTCCAGATCAAGGCCGAGGTGCTGATGGGCGAGCTGAAACTGACCGTCCCGCGCGGCGCGCGGGTGAACCTGTCGGCGTATCTGCTGGTCGGGGACCTGACGGTGGAGAGCCGCACGGTCAACGGGCCGCGCGTGGACGTCCGGCAGGTCCTCGAACCGGACGCGGCCGTGCGGAACCCGCCGGTGATCGACCTGCGCGTCCGGACGGGCCTCGGCGACGTGGAGGTGCACCGTGGCTGACCGGCGCTTCGACGCGGGCGCGGTCGTCGCCGGGCTGTTGTTCGGCGGTGCCGCCGCGTGCTTCCTGGTCCAGGGGATCACCGGGGACGCCGTCCTCGGGATCCGGACGCTCGTCGCGGCCGTGTTCTGCGGGCTCGGCGTGATCGGCGTGGTGCGGGCGGTCGGACGCGTCCGGCGGACGGTCAGACGGCCGCCGCGTGCAGGGTGACGGCGTAGGCCGGGGACGGGTTGACGACGGCGCGGGTGCCCGGCCCGCCGTGGACGCGGACGCGGCTCGGCCGCAGCGGACGCTCGGTGACGCCGTCGCCGCTGATGAACACCTCGGTCAGCTCGCCCGCGACGAGCACGCAGACCTG from Actinomadura rubteroloni includes these protein-coding regions:
- a CDS encoding ATP-binding protein, whose amino-acid sequence is MGELKRRSEGRLLAGAARGLADHLGVDVAIVRVAFVLLTIGGGLGVAAYGAFWLLVPRDTDEPARIAGRDWGQLLAYAAVTVGLSTLTFGTNLAQAALWPFLAGGVGAAILWQQADRDQRKRWVMPLRRMWLRSIVGLLLVVGGVAGFVARQVDAGQARYVVIATLIILAGVSVIATPWVVRLWQDLDAERQERVRSQERAELAAHIHDSVLHTLTLIQRNASDPREVQRLARSQERTLRTWLYQPRSDAGRMFAAAIRETAGEVEDLHGVPIEIVVVGDAALDERLGATLQAAREAMVNAAKYSGAAPVSVFAEVEGDAVSIFVRDRGKGFDLDAIPGDRMGVRGSIIGRMERNGGTAAVRTAPGEGTEVRLEIKRS
- a CDS encoding PspC domain-containing protein; the encoded protein is MDEAIPRLVRTGEGRVLAGVCSGLGTRTGLDPVVYRVGFGLLTVAHGEGVLLYIAAALLMPSAPDVTAPAERLLRRRFDATTVLAILGALWGAIVVTGVFGTQFSTSAISVVTLFGLALLVAHSRGVDLAELARTMPERLRGHPIVPAAAAPVELDKRPPADGGLPPGMIDLAAYSSGREPLPDEPKPAKPRSPLTPATVWTALAAGAATLPFTGDLAATRVVLVAGGVALAVVAAGLLLGGWFRARGLVLVGALLTLTLLTDAVIMQAPKGMRFGDVDWRPATVASTQQGYRMAVGSGRLDLTSLPVRAGEHVQIKAEVLMGELKLTVPRGARVNLSAYLLVGDLTVESRTVNGPRVDVRQVLEPDAAVRNPPVIDLRVRTGLGDVEVHRG